From Synechococcus sp. A10-1-5-1, a single genomic window includes:
- a CDS encoding DUF2808 domain-containing protein, which translates to MAAWRASSAAACTALGLLLSGVPDAISPEPAAALELRGQTYFTNPPWKVDFTNYYWYVNQAQGEYYFTVTLAEKAGAGLGGLVITQIRGVDRQFSLAPKRARAFIGRPRREGAAVPVEATFDQATRTLRAVFPEPPQPGQVVTLALRPPLNPTWADTYVFAVQALPAGPNPVPAPLGVARLEIMSRFW; encoded by the coding sequence ATGGCTGCTTGGAGAGCGTCATCGGCTGCCGCCTGCACGGCGCTGGGTTTGCTTCTCTCCGGCGTGCCGGATGCCATCTCTCCTGAACCCGCGGCGGCACTGGAGCTCAGGGGGCAGACCTACTTCACGAATCCGCCCTGGAAGGTGGATTTCACCAACTACTACTGGTACGTCAACCAGGCCCAGGGGGAGTACTACTTCACCGTCACCCTGGCGGAAAAGGCCGGGGCTGGTTTAGGTGGTCTGGTGATCACCCAGATCCGCGGGGTGGATCGCCAATTCTCCTTGGCGCCCAAGCGGGCACGGGCGTTCATCGGCCGTCCCCGGCGGGAAGGGGCTGCCGTTCCCGTGGAGGCCACCTTTGATCAGGCGACCCGCACCCTGCGGGCAGTCTTCCCTGAGCCTCCCCAACCGGGGCAAGTGGTCACCCTGGCCCTGCGGCCGCCGCTGAATCCCACCTGGGCCGACACCTATGTCTTTGCAGTGCAGGCCCTGCCCGCTGGTCCCAACCCGGTGCCGGCTCCGTTGGGGGTGGCGCGGCTCGAGATCATGAGTCGCTTCTGGTGA
- a CDS encoding glutathione S-transferase family protein: MFSSPGPQALSWDDLAELLPLQSEEQLLQLRQEGPTNAQARLRLFGRPESEVRVTLYRDHHAWCPYCQKVWLWLEEKRIPYRIRKVTMFCYGEKERWYKQVVPSGMLPALELDGRLYTESDVILQTLEDGFGPLEAGLSDPDVFPLRQLERRLFRAWCQWLCYCDGEGAHSAPAEQHFARIARLVEEALEATPGPFFLERFSSADVIFIPYLERMNASLAYYKGYGIRQQHPAIDRWFTALEQRRTYLGTQSDFHTHAHDLPPQMGCCLASGGAQQRRVAQLIDQGPWPLEDPAVIETRQTQPEGAHIEAVSRVLRHRERLIALNPAASPAFDQALRSALTLLLKPKNGPIAPPAGTAVGLRYLRDRISVPRDMSLHAGRLLRSALETTAALDSQEQPAPLPVQHRRDQNPIPFLAEA; this comes from the coding sequence ATGTTCAGCTCCCCGGGTCCGCAAGCACTGAGCTGGGACGACCTCGCTGAACTGCTGCCCCTCCAGAGCGAAGAGCAACTGCTGCAGCTCCGCCAGGAGGGGCCCACCAATGCCCAAGCACGGCTGCGGCTGTTTGGCCGGCCGGAGTCGGAGGTGCGCGTCACCCTCTACCGCGATCACCACGCCTGGTGCCCCTACTGCCAGAAGGTCTGGCTCTGGCTCGAGGAGAAGCGGATTCCCTATCGGATCCGCAAGGTCACGATGTTCTGCTACGGCGAGAAGGAGCGCTGGTACAAGCAGGTCGTCCCCTCAGGGATGCTCCCGGCCCTGGAGCTCGATGGCCGGCTCTACACCGAAAGCGACGTGATCCTGCAGACCCTTGAGGATGGCTTCGGTCCCCTGGAGGCCGGGTTGAGCGATCCCGATGTCTTCCCCCTGCGGCAGCTCGAGCGCCGCCTCTTTCGCGCCTGGTGTCAGTGGCTTTGCTACTGCGACGGTGAGGGGGCCCACAGCGCACCAGCGGAGCAGCACTTCGCCCGGATCGCCCGCTTGGTGGAGGAGGCCCTTGAGGCCACTCCCGGTCCGTTCTTCCTCGAGCGCTTCAGCAGCGCCGATGTGATCTTCATCCCCTACCTCGAGCGGATGAACGCCTCCCTCGCTTACTACAAGGGCTACGGGATTCGTCAGCAGCACCCGGCCATTGACCGTTGGTTCACGGCGCTTGAGCAGCGCCGCACCTACCTGGGAACCCAAAGCGATTTCCACACCCATGCCCATGACCTGCCGCCGCAGATGGGCTGTTGTTTGGCCAGTGGTGGTGCCCAGCAACGGCGGGTCGCCCAGTTGATCGACCAGGGGCCCTGGCCCCTGGAGGATCCGGCGGTGATCGAGACCCGCCAGACGCAGCCGGAAGGGGCCCACATTGAGGCGGTGTCGCGGGTGCTGCGGCATCGGGAGAGGTTGATTGCGCTCAATCCCGCCGCCTCACCGGCCTTTGATCAAGCCCTGCGCTCGGCCCTCACCCTGCTGCTGAAGCCGAAGAACGGTCCCATCGCTCCCCCCGCCGGGACAGCCGTGGGTCTGCGCTATTTGCGGGATCGCATCTCCGTCCCGCGGGATATGTCCTTGCATGCCGGCCGTCTGCTACGCAGTGCCCTGGAGACCACTGCGGCGCTCGACAGCCAGGAACAACCAGCCCCGCTGCCGGTGCAGCACCGGCGTGATCAGAACCCGATTCCCTTTCTCGCCGAGGCCTGA
- a CDS encoding DUF427 domain-containing protein produces the protein MQASWNGTVIAESDDIVMVDGNPYFPRAALKQEFFRDSSHTTSCGWKGTARYWDVVVNGEVNANCAWSYETPKPAAAEITERVAFWKGVKVS, from the coding sequence ATGCAAGCCAGCTGGAACGGAACCGTGATTGCCGAGAGCGACGACATCGTCATGGTCGATGGCAATCCCTATTTCCCCCGCGCTGCCCTCAAGCAGGAGTTCTTTCGAGACAGCAGCCACACCACCAGCTGCGGTTGGAAAGGCACCGCCCGTTACTGGGATGTCGTGGTCAATGGTGAGGTCAATGCCAACTGCGCCTGGAGCTACGAGACCCCCAAGCCCGCCGCCGCAGAAATCACCGAGCGTGTGGCCTTCTGGAAAGGGGTGAAGGTGAGCTAA
- a CDS encoding SgcJ/EcaC family oxidoreductase — MNSAEAVDSASCHTLSERQVAGLFDRWNTALATGDPTQVSALYRPDALLLPTLSDQARTNTAGIEDYFKGFLSKHPTGRIDQRVIQSDCNVAIDAGNYSFELDDQGWVQARYTFVYVYRDGTWSIEHHHSSLLP, encoded by the coding sequence GTGAACAGTGCCGAGGCCGTTGATTCCGCCAGTTGCCACACCCTCTCGGAGAGGCAAGTCGCAGGACTGTTCGACCGCTGGAATACGGCCTTGGCCACCGGGGATCCCACCCAAGTCAGCGCCCTTTATCGCCCCGATGCCCTGCTGCTACCCACCCTCTCGGATCAGGCGCGCACCAATACGGCCGGGATCGAGGACTATTTCAAGGGCTTTTTGAGCAAACACCCCACCGGTCGCATCGATCAACGGGTGATCCAAAGCGACTGCAACGTCGCCATCGATGCCGGCAACTACAGCTTTGAACTCGATGACCAAGGCTGGGTGCAGGCCCGTTACACCTTTGTCTACGTCTACAGGGATGGGACGTGGAGCATTGAGCACCACCACTCCTCGCTGCTGCCCTAG
- a CDS encoding helix-turn-helix domain-containing protein, with protein MRTLAVYVAEHFASDLRMPDLAAHVHVSVRSLQNLFNSHCGEPPLKALRRFRLHQLYSLVMDRPWTPLRELYRQCGLTGSVADRDFFLEIYGLTIREHQEGSRVKSSSPPVPSVLSELPRGELRHMLKPAA; from the coding sequence ATGCGGACGCTGGCCGTTTATGTCGCCGAGCATTTCGCAAGCGATCTGCGGATGCCTGACCTCGCGGCGCACGTCCATGTCAGTGTCCGCTCCCTGCAGAACCTGTTCAATAGCCATTGTGGTGAGCCACCGCTCAAGGCCCTGAGGCGTTTCCGCCTGCATCAGCTCTACAGCCTCGTCATGGACCGTCCCTGGACGCCCCTGCGTGAGCTCTATCGCCAATGTGGCCTGACGGGATCGGTGGCTGATCGCGATTTCTTCCTCGAGATCTACGGCCTCACCATCCGCGAGCACCAGGAGGGATCACGGGTGAAGTCGTCCTCCCCTCCGGTCCCCTCGGTGTTATCGGAGCTGCCCAGAGGCGAGCTGAGGCACATGCTCAAGCCGGCGGCCTAG
- a CDS encoding NCS2 family permease, translating to MISPDPSKTGPRWFVSGDLDGFLGLSLDNLIQILLILGLCRGVLGYPDALVFGTILPATGISLLIGNGAYALQAYRLAQRERRSDRTALPYGINTVSLFAYIFLVMLPVKLTALSQGFDEATAVRLSWQAGLMACLGSGLIEASGAFCADWLRRWLPRAALLSTLAGIALGYIALGFLLRTYAHPLVGLAVLAVILATYYGKVRFPIPGGLLAVLVGCVLAWSSGLIEANPERWAQEAAQIGWRMPQLELGSLWAARGQLLPWLGVIVPMGLFNVLGSLQNIESAEAAGDRYPVRSSLLINGLGTVVAAGLGSCFPTTIYIGHPGWKGMGARIGYSWLNGLLMGAACLLGLFGVVGQIVPIEAGMAIVLYIGLVITAQAFEATPRSHAAAVALGLMPGLAGWGALLIKAGLRAGGAGGPETPFGPGLLEGLQQADVWAAGAFALEQGQIITAMLLAAMVVYAIEQRFKAACLTALVAAVCSWFGVIHAWQFSASDTTLQLGWGTGAAWAQGYLAMAVVFAVASLRRQITRSDS from the coding sequence ATGATCTCGCCTGACCCGAGCAAGACGGGACCCCGCTGGTTCGTTAGCGGCGATCTGGATGGCTTTCTGGGCTTAAGCCTGGACAACCTGATCCAAATCCTGCTGATCCTGGGGCTCTGCCGAGGAGTCCTGGGCTACCCCGATGCCCTGGTCTTTGGAACGATTCTTCCCGCCACCGGCATCAGCCTGTTGATCGGCAATGGCGCCTATGCCCTGCAGGCCTACCGGCTGGCGCAACGGGAGAGGCGTAGCGACCGAACGGCCCTGCCCTACGGCATCAACACCGTCAGCCTGTTTGCCTACATCTTCCTGGTGATGCTGCCGGTGAAACTCACCGCCTTGAGCCAGGGCTTCGATGAGGCCACCGCAGTTCGGCTCTCCTGGCAAGCGGGCCTGATGGCCTGCCTGGGTTCAGGCTTGATCGAGGCCAGCGGAGCCTTCTGCGCCGATTGGCTGCGGCGTTGGCTGCCGCGGGCCGCCCTGCTCTCAACCTTGGCTGGAATTGCCCTGGGCTACATCGCGTTGGGCTTCCTGCTGCGCACCTATGCCCACCCCCTGGTGGGTCTGGCGGTCTTGGCAGTGATCCTGGCCACCTACTACGGGAAAGTCCGCTTTCCGATCCCCGGCGGCTTGCTGGCGGTCCTGGTCGGCTGTGTCCTGGCCTGGAGCAGCGGACTGATCGAGGCCAACCCCGAGCGCTGGGCCCAGGAGGCAGCCCAGATCGGCTGGCGCATGCCCCAGCTGGAACTGGGCAGTCTCTGGGCAGCGCGAGGGCAACTGCTGCCCTGGCTCGGGGTGATCGTGCCGATGGGCTTGTTCAACGTGCTGGGCTCGCTGCAGAACATTGAGAGCGCCGAGGCAGCCGGTGATCGCTATCCAGTGCGCAGTTCCCTCTTGATCAATGGCCTGGGCACCGTGGTCGCGGCGGGGTTGGGGTCCTGCTTCCCCACCACGATCTACATCGGACATCCCGGCTGGAAAGGGATGGGGGCCCGCATTGGCTACTCCTGGTTGAACGGCCTGTTGATGGGGGCGGCCTGCCTACTGGGCCTCTTTGGCGTCGTGGGCCAGATCGTGCCGATCGAAGCCGGGATGGCCATCGTCCTCTACATCGGCCTGGTCATCACCGCCCAGGCCTTTGAAGCCACCCCCCGCTCCCATGCCGCCGCGGTCGCCCTGGGGCTGATGCCGGGCCTCGCTGGATGGGGTGCCTTACTGATCAAGGCGGGCTTGCGGGCCGGTGGTGCCGGAGGTCCAGAGACCCCCTTTGGTCCCGGGCTGCTGGAGGGGCTTCAGCAAGCAGATGTCTGGGCCGCCGGCGCTTTTGCCCTGGAGCAGGGGCAGATCATCACAGCCATGCTCCTGGCCGCGATGGTGGTCTACGCGATCGAGCAGCGCTTCAAGGCCGCCTGCCTGACGGCCTTGGTGGCCGCCGTTTGCTCCTGGTTTGGCGTGATCCACGCCTGGCAGTTCAGTGCCAGCGACACCACCCTGCAGCTCGGCTGGGGAACGGGGGCGGCCTGGGCCCAGGGCTATCTGGCGATGGCCGTGGTCTTCGCAGTGGCCAGCCTCAGGCGCCAGATCACCAGAAGCGACTCATGA
- a CDS encoding ParB-like protein — protein sequence MPLHLPPFHPLPPPTGGKKALLEVPIQDLHPTQLCVGMAEIVSRQRDFAEDDPKEQRQYLKRKPTPLVRSASGELWMLDRHHRLRALLELDPSATAFGYVALEVQSDDPTVVLGELHRRGWLYLYDGRGLGPLDPSSLPPTLLGTQDDPYRSLVWKLKREKVIASAPLIPFHEFRWGAWLRSRQLPPFSSSKLEPALPAARALARSQGASQLAGWIGPS from the coding sequence ATGCCTTTGCATCTGCCACCGTTTCATCCCCTGCCGCCCCCCACGGGGGGCAAGAAAGCGCTGTTGGAGGTCCCAATTCAGGATTTGCATCCGACTCAGCTCTGCGTGGGCATGGCGGAGATCGTCAGCCGCCAAAGGGATTTTGCTGAGGATGACCCCAAAGAGCAGCGTCAGTACTTAAAGCGCAAGCCCACGCCGCTGGTGCGCAGTGCCTCCGGAGAGCTCTGGATGCTGGATCGCCACCATCGCCTGCGGGCTCTGCTGGAGCTCGATCCCAGTGCCACGGCCTTTGGATATGTGGCGCTGGAGGTGCAGAGCGATGACCCCACCGTGGTGTTGGGCGAATTGCACCGCCGAGGTTGGCTCTACCTCTATGACGGCCGCGGCCTGGGGCCACTGGACCCCTCGAGCTTGCCCCCCACGCTGCTGGGGACTCAGGACGATCCCTACCGCAGCTTGGTTTGGAAGTTGAAGCGCGAGAAGGTCATCGCCTCGGCGCCCTTGATTCCCTTCCATGAGTTCCGCTGGGGTGCATGGTTGCGCAGTCGCCAACTCCCCCCCTTCAGCTCGTCGAAGTTGGAGCCGGCCCTGCCCGCCGCTCGCGCCCTGGCTCGCTCCCAGGGCGCGTCCCAGCTCGCCGGTTGGATTGGTCCGTCCTGA
- a CDS encoding universal stress protein yields the protein MFRHLLVPTDGSELSQLAVDQAVQMASEIGAMVTFFHVQPSFYGRPDVALYGEGLVLDPLLSEQFNKANADYAESVLEQAKAKASSKGVLANGETSVNAVIYEAILEAASENNCDLIFMASHGRRGLAGLVLGSETQRVLTHADLPVLVYPGRGQD from the coding sequence ATGTTTCGTCATCTCCTGGTGCCAACTGACGGTTCAGAACTCTCCCAGTTGGCAGTGGATCAGGCGGTCCAGATGGCCAGTGAAATCGGTGCCATGGTCACCTTTTTCCATGTTCAACCCAGTTTTTATGGCCGCCCTGACGTGGCCCTCTATGGCGAGGGCTTAGTCCTCGATCCTCTGTTGAGCGAGCAGTTCAACAAGGCCAATGCGGACTACGCCGAATCGGTCTTGGAGCAGGCCAAGGCCAAGGCCAGCAGCAAAGGTGTGCTCGCGAATGGGGAGACCTCGGTCAATGCCGTCATCTACGAGGCGATCCTTGAGGCAGCCAGCGAGAACAATTGCGATCTGATCTTCATGGCCTCCCATGGCCGGCGCGGCTTGGCTGGTCTTGTGCTCGGTAGTGAAACCCAACGGGTCCTCACCCACGCTGACCTCCCGGTGCTGGTCTATCCCGGCCGCGGCCAGGATTAG